From one Nocardioides scoriae genomic stretch:
- a CDS encoding Lrp/AsnC family transcriptional regulator: MESIDRQILRLLADDGRMSYTDLGRATGLSTSAVHQRVKRLEERGLILGYGATIDHAAAGKPLTAFVSVAPIDVSRPDDYPDRLRDIEEIESCWSVAGVESYILKVRVATPADLEDLLGRVRAAAHVTTRTTIVLSTPYENRPLH; the protein is encoded by the coding sequence GTGGAGTCCATCGACCGGCAGATCCTCCGGCTGCTCGCCGACGACGGCCGGATGTCCTACACCGACCTGGGCCGCGCGACGGGGCTCTCGACCAGCGCCGTCCACCAGCGCGTCAAGCGGCTCGAGGAGCGCGGCCTGATCCTGGGGTACGGCGCGACCATCGACCACGCGGCCGCCGGCAAGCCGCTGACGGCGTTCGTCAGCGTCGCCCCCATCGACGTCTCCCGGCCCGACGACTACCCCGATCGCCTGCGCGACATCGAGGAGATCGAGTCGTGCTGGTCGGTGGCCGGGGTCGAGTCCTACATCCTCAAGGTCCGGGTCGCCACGCCGGCGGACCTCGAGGACCTGCTCGGCCGCGTCCGGGCGGCGGCGCACGTCACCACGCGCACCACGATCGTGCTGTCCACGCCGTACGAGAACCGCCCGCTGCACTAG
- a CDS encoding TetR/AcrR family transcriptional regulator codes for MTDQSTAADTRSRIVQAAARLLGELGHDGVTTRRVAEQAGVQPPAIYRLFGDKDGLLDAVAEHVLATYVAAKAAVVASAAADGTDPLEDLRTGWQAQIDFGLANPAVFRLLSDPDRGPASPAGAAGRRVLAARVHRVAQAGRLRVGEQRAVDLVHAAGTGAVLTLLASPPEARDLGVADAMLEAVLGHVLTDAPAPGDGGPAATAVAFRALVPRLDVLSGPERALLLDWLDRVVDAATGGGRR; via the coding sequence GTGACCGACCAGAGCACCGCCGCGGACACCCGGTCCCGGATCGTCCAGGCCGCCGCCCGGCTGCTGGGGGAGCTGGGCCACGACGGCGTCACGACGCGACGGGTGGCCGAGCAGGCGGGCGTGCAGCCCCCGGCCATCTACCGGCTGTTCGGCGACAAGGACGGCCTGCTCGACGCCGTCGCCGAGCACGTGCTCGCGACGTACGTCGCCGCCAAGGCGGCCGTCGTCGCCTCGGCCGCGGCCGACGGCACCGACCCGCTGGAGGACCTGCGCACCGGCTGGCAGGCCCAGATCGACTTCGGCCTGGCCAACCCGGCCGTCTTCCGGCTGCTCAGCGACCCCGACCGCGGGCCCGCGTCGCCGGCCGGCGCGGCCGGCCGCCGGGTGCTGGCCGCTCGTGTCCACCGCGTGGCGCAGGCCGGGCGGCTGCGCGTCGGCGAGCAGCGCGCGGTCGACCTGGTCCACGCGGCCGGCACGGGGGCGGTGCTCACGCTGCTCGCGAGCCCGCCCGAGGCGCGTGACCTGGGCGTCGCGGATGCGATGCTGGAGGCCGTGCTCGGCCACGTCCTGACCGACGCGCCCGCACCCGGCGACGGGGGCCCGGCGGCCACGGCCGTCGCCTTCCGTGCGCTGGTGCCGCGGCTCGACGTGCTCAGCGGACCCGAACGCGCGCTGCTGCTCGACTGGCTGGACCGCGTCGTCGACGCCGCCACGGGCGGTGGCCGACGCTGA
- a CDS encoding 5'-3' exonuclease: protein MTSSRLMLLDTASLYFRAFFGIPDTVTAPDGTPVNAVRGLVDFVNRLVEEYQPTHLACCWDDDWRPQWRVDLLPSYKAHRVVAERAADPDVEEVPDPLQKQVPLIRAVLDAFGIAVVGAPEMEADDVIGTLATDAGMPVDIVTGDRDLFQLVDDEAQVRVLYTARGVGKHERVDNDWVRARYGVDAAQYAAFATLRGDSSDGLPGVAGVGDKTAATLLGRFGTLDAIVAAATDPEGSDPEGRLGPGPRGKIKASLDYLEVAPRVVAVVRDLDLAGHDLTLPATPADPEMLAAIAEQWGLTSPVERLVDTLAARG from the coding sequence GTGACCTCCTCGCGGTTGATGCTCCTCGACACGGCCTCGCTCTACTTCCGCGCCTTCTTCGGCATCCCCGACACGGTGACCGCCCCCGACGGCACGCCGGTCAACGCCGTGCGGGGACTGGTCGACTTCGTCAACCGGCTCGTCGAGGAGTACCAGCCGACGCACCTCGCGTGCTGCTGGGACGACGACTGGCGACCGCAGTGGCGCGTCGACCTGCTGCCGTCGTACAAGGCCCACCGCGTCGTGGCCGAGCGCGCCGCCGACCCCGACGTGGAGGAGGTGCCCGACCCGCTGCAGAAGCAGGTGCCGCTCATCCGCGCTGTGCTCGACGCCTTCGGGATCGCCGTGGTGGGGGCACCGGAGATGGAGGCCGACGACGTGATCGGCACGCTGGCGACCGACGCCGGCATGCCCGTCGACATCGTCACCGGCGACCGTGACCTGTTCCAGCTCGTCGACGACGAGGCGCAGGTGCGGGTGCTCTACACCGCCCGCGGCGTCGGCAAGCACGAGCGCGTCGACAACGACTGGGTGCGGGCGCGCTACGGCGTCGACGCGGCGCAGTACGCCGCCTTCGCCACCCTGCGCGGCGACTCCTCCGACGGCCTGCCGGGCGTCGCCGGGGTCGGTGACAAGACCGCTGCCACGCTGCTGGGCCGCTTCGGCACCCTGGACGCGATCGTGGCCGCCGCGACCGACCCGGAGGGCTCCGACCCCGAGGGCAGGCTCGGCCCCGGCCCCCGGGGCAAGATCAAGGCGTCGCTGGACTACCTCGAGGTCGCCCCGCGGGTGGTCGCCGTCGTCCGCGACCTCGACCTGGCCGGTCACGACCTCACCCTGCCCGCCACCCCGGCCGACCCCGAGATGCTCGCCGCGATCGCCGAGCAGTGGGGCCTGACCAGCCCGGTCGAGCGGCTGGTGGACACCCTGGCCGCCCGCGGCTGA
- a CDS encoding NAD(P)/FAD-dependent oxidoreductase has product MTQAPEREHAEQTSDTGTTSDTSTPGPQQRTERWLERFEAALRERDVEAAAGLFETDGFWRDLVAFTWNLHTSEGREQITAMLGDVLDGVDPSGFRTEEPADEADGVVTAWIAFETAVGRGRGLVRLRADEADGEDRAWTLLTTLHELKGHEEPRRTQRPMGAEHGANKQRTTWKEARQQEAESLGSTTQPHVLVVGGGQGGIALGARLRQLGVPALVIDKHPRPGDQWRNRYKSLCLHDPVWYDHLPYLKFPDNWPVFAPKDKIGDWLESYVTVMEVPYWSSTVATSATWSEASGEWTVEVEREGKPLTLRPTQLVFATGMSGKANVPEIPGTDVFRGDVHHSSAHPGPDAYAGKKAVVIGSNNSAFDICGALWEHDVDVTMVQRSSTHIVKSDSLMEHGLGDLYSERALDAGVTTEKADLIFASLPYRIMHQFQIPAYEAMAEQDKDFYERLEKAGFWHDWGDDGSGLFMKYLRRGSGYYIDVGAAELVADGEVKLAHGQVTHLTEDAVVLEDGTELPADLVVLATGYGSMNGWVADLIDPETADRLGKVWGLGSDTTKDPGPWEGEQRNMWKPTAVENLWMHGGNLHQSRHYSLYLALQLKARYEGIPTPVHGLAEVHHTG; this is encoded by the coding sequence ATGACCCAGGCCCCCGAGCGGGAGCACGCCGAGCAGACCTCGGACACCGGCACCACCTCCGACACCTCGACCCCCGGGCCCCAGCAGCGCACCGAGCGCTGGCTGGAGCGCTTCGAGGCCGCGCTGCGCGAGCGCGACGTCGAGGCCGCGGCCGGCCTGTTCGAGACCGACGGCTTCTGGCGCGACCTGGTGGCGTTCACGTGGAACCTGCACACCTCCGAGGGCCGCGAGCAGATCACCGCGATGCTGGGCGACGTGCTGGACGGTGTGGACCCCTCGGGCTTCCGCACCGAGGAGCCCGCCGACGAGGCCGACGGCGTGGTCACGGCCTGGATCGCGTTCGAGACCGCCGTGGGCCGCGGTCGCGGACTGGTGCGGCTGCGCGCCGACGAGGCGGACGGGGAGGACCGCGCCTGGACGCTGCTCACGACCCTCCACGAGCTCAAGGGCCACGAGGAGCCGCGCCGCACGCAGCGGCCGATGGGCGCCGAGCACGGCGCCAACAAGCAGCGCACCACCTGGAAGGAGGCGCGCCAGCAGGAGGCCGAGAGCCTCGGCAGCACCACCCAGCCCCACGTCCTGGTGGTCGGCGGTGGCCAGGGCGGCATCGCGCTGGGTGCGCGTTTGCGCCAGCTCGGCGTCCCGGCGCTGGTGATCGACAAGCACCCGCGGCCCGGCGACCAGTGGCGCAACCGCTACAAGTCGCTGTGCCTGCACGACCCGGTCTGGTACGACCACCTGCCCTACCTGAAGTTCCCCGACAACTGGCCGGTCTTCGCCCCCAAGGACAAGATCGGCGACTGGCTGGAGTCCTACGTCACGGTGATGGAGGTGCCCTACTGGTCGAGCACCGTCGCCACCAGTGCGACGTGGTCCGAGGCCAGCGGCGAGTGGACCGTCGAGGTCGAGCGCGAGGGCAAGCCGCTGACGCTGCGGCCCACCCAGCTGGTCTTCGCCACCGGCATGTCCGGCAAGGCCAACGTGCCGGAGATCCCGGGCACCGACGTCTTCCGCGGCGACGTGCACCACTCCTCGGCGCACCCCGGCCCCGACGCGTACGCCGGGAAGAAGGCGGTCGTCATCGGCAGCAACAACTCGGCCTTCGACATCTGCGGCGCCCTGTGGGAGCACGACGTCGACGTGACGATGGTGCAGCGCTCCTCGACCCACATCGTCAAGAGCGACAGCCTGATGGAGCACGGGCTCGGCGACCTCTACTCCGAGCGGGCCCTGGACGCCGGGGTGACCACCGAGAAGGCCGACCTGATCTTCGCCTCGCTGCCCTACCGGATCATGCACCAGTTCCAGATCCCGGCCTACGAGGCGATGGCCGAGCAGGACAAGGACTTCTACGAGCGCCTGGAGAAGGCCGGCTTCTGGCACGACTGGGGCGACGACGGCTCCGGGCTGTTCATGAAGTACCTGCGCCGCGGCTCGGGCTACTACATCGACGTGGGTGCCGCCGAGCTGGTCGCCGACGGCGAGGTGAAGCTCGCCCACGGCCAGGTCACCCACCTGACCGAGGACGCCGTCGTGCTCGAGGACGGCACCGAGCTGCCCGCCGACCTGGTCGTGCTGGCGACCGGCTACGGCTCGATGAACGGCTGGGTCGCCGACCTCATCGACCCCGAGACCGCCGACCGGCTCGGCAAGGTGTGGGGCCTGGGCTCCGACACCACCAAGGACCCCGGTCCGTGGGAGGGCGAGCAGCGCAACATGTGGAAGCCGACAGCGGTCGAGAACCTCTGGATGCACGGCGGCAACCTGCACCAGTCGCGCCACTACTCGCTCTACCTGGCGCTGCAGCTCAAGGCCCGCTACGAGGGCATCCCCACCCCCGTCCACGGCCTCGCCGAGGTGCACCACACCGGCTGA
- a CDS encoding GAF domain-containing protein encodes MDHRTDQTALHRVRESALSGSGVGPRDPVAASWRRVAARGLEPGSTPEVPPLPGPELERRRAASGLAEFVPRLTHTLASVMDSGQMVVVADAEGRVLWRAGSSGVRRAADDLGFVGGSAWTEGNVGTNAIGTCLVLDEGVHIQGPEHFVDAHTRWGCAAAPIKDPWSGRTLGVVDVSGPSRGMHPAELALVELAARMTSLEIAERHRAELDRLRAHAAPVLAGLAGAGGDALAVDRWGHLAAAIGSRSPDRVVLPEGLSGGPLWLPTLGAAVAEPLAGGWLLRLGEADDLAGGPGPDPATTLELDLTGEPVVRVGAPSGSWSRRLSPRHAELVLALVQAGPAGRTAAELALDLFADEAKVVTVRAELSRLRRALGSVLLSGPYRLSPGVAASLRLPGDRAAVLPGSSAPVVARLARQGTAPAQVR; translated from the coding sequence GTGGACCACCGGACCGACCAGACCGCGCTGCACCGCGTGCGGGAGTCCGCACTGTCCGGATCCGGCGTCGGCCCGCGCGACCCGGTCGCGGCGTCGTGGCGCCGGGTCGCGGCCCGCGGCCTGGAGCCGGGCTCGACCCCGGAGGTGCCGCCGTTGCCAGGGCCCGAGCTGGAGCGGCGGCGGGCGGCCAGCGGCCTGGCCGAGTTCGTGCCCCGCCTGACCCACACCCTCGCCTCGGTCATGGACTCGGGCCAGATGGTCGTGGTGGCCGACGCCGAGGGCCGGGTGCTGTGGCGCGCCGGCTCGAGCGGCGTACGACGCGCCGCCGACGACCTGGGGTTCGTCGGCGGGTCGGCCTGGACGGAGGGCAACGTCGGGACCAACGCCATCGGCACCTGCCTGGTCCTCGACGAGGGCGTCCACATCCAGGGCCCCGAGCACTTCGTCGACGCCCACACCCGGTGGGGCTGCGCCGCCGCGCCCATCAAGGACCCGTGGTCGGGCCGCACCCTCGGCGTGGTCGACGTCAGCGGCCCCTCCCGCGGCATGCACCCGGCCGAGCTGGCCCTGGTCGAGCTGGCCGCCCGGATGACCAGCCTCGAGATCGCCGAGCGCCACCGCGCCGAGCTCGACCGGCTGCGGGCCCACGCCGCGCCCGTCCTGGCGGGCCTCGCCGGGGCGGGTGGCGACGCGCTGGCGGTCGACCGCTGGGGCCACCTCGCGGCCGCCATCGGCTCGCGCAGCCCCGACCGGGTGGTGCTGCCGGAGGGCCTCAGCGGTGGTCCGCTCTGGCTGCCGACCCTGGGCGCCGCGGTGGCCGAGCCGCTGGCCGGCGGCTGGCTGCTGCGCCTCGGGGAGGCCGACGACCTCGCCGGCGGCCCCGGACCCGACCCCGCGACCACCCTCGAGCTCGACCTGACGGGCGAGCCCGTGGTCCGGGTCGGCGCCCCGTCCGGCAGCTGGTCGCGCCGGCTCTCCCCGCGGCACGCCGAGCTGGTCCTCGCGCTGGTCCAGGCGGGCCCGGCCGGACGCACCGCCGCCGAGCTCGCCCTCGACCTGTTCGCCGACGAGGCCAAGGTGGTCACGGTCCGCGCCGAGCTGTCCCGGCTGCGTCGGGCGCTGGGCAGCGTGCTGCTGTCCGGCCCCTACCGCCTCTCCCCCGGCGTCGCCGCGTCGCTCCGGCTGCCCGGTGACCGAGCCGCGGTGCTGCCGGGGTCGAGCGCCCCGGTGGTGGCACGGCTCGCGCGGCAGGGAACCGCTCCGGCGCAGGTGCGATGA
- a CDS encoding NAD(P)H-binding protein, with protein MITVTGATGALNGATVDHLLERLPASEVTVVVRDPDRARHLADRGVAVRRGDYADPRSGAGSLAEAFAGADQLLLVSSNDPGGDTVQLHRNAVEAAATAGVGRVLYTSHQGAAADSPFGPGRVHAATEDLLADSGLPWTSLRNGFYAHSLAWLAGPWRETGVVTVPADGPVSWTTRDDAAQAAAVVLLADDHVDGPLTLTATEAPTFADVADLASELSGRTVTCEVVDPERWLADQVAAGRPEHVARFTLGMYLAAAGGFFAGTDPALGRLLGRPPTSVREVLAQVPPNPPPGR; from the coding sequence ATGATCACCGTCACCGGCGCCACGGGCGCCCTCAACGGCGCCACCGTCGACCACCTGCTCGAGCGGCTGCCCGCGAGCGAGGTCACCGTCGTGGTCCGCGACCCCGACCGGGCCCGGCACCTCGCCGACCGCGGGGTGGCCGTGCGCCGCGGCGACTACGCCGATCCCCGGTCCGGCGCCGGCTCCCTCGCCGAGGCCTTCGCGGGCGCCGACCAGCTCCTGCTGGTGTCCTCCAACGACCCGGGCGGCGACACCGTGCAGCTGCACCGCAACGCCGTCGAGGCCGCCGCGACCGCCGGGGTGGGTCGCGTGCTCTACACCAGCCACCAGGGTGCGGCCGCCGACAGCCCCTTCGGCCCCGGCCGGGTGCACGCTGCGACGGAGGACCTCCTCGCCGACTCCGGCCTGCCCTGGACCTCGCTGCGCAACGGCTTCTACGCCCACAGCCTCGCGTGGCTCGCCGGGCCCTGGCGCGAGACCGGCGTCGTCACCGTCCCCGCCGACGGTCCGGTCTCCTGGACCACGCGGGACGACGCCGCCCAGGCAGCGGCCGTCGTGCTGCTCGCGGACGACCACGTCGACGGCCCGCTCACGCTGACCGCCACCGAGGCCCCGACCTTCGCCGACGTGGCCGACCTGGCCTCCGAGCTGTCCGGCCGGACCGTCACCTGCGAGGTCGTCGACCCGGAGAGGTGGCTGGCCGACCAGGTGGCCGCCGGGCGTCCCGAGCACGTCGCCCGCTTCACCCTCGGGATGTACCTCGCCGCCGCCGGCGGGTTCTTCGCCGGCACCGACCCGGCGCTGGGGCGGCTCCTGGGGCGGCCCCCGACGAGCGTGCGCGAGGTGCTGGCCCAGGTCCCCCCGAACCCGCCCCCCGGCCGCTGA
- a CDS encoding DNA topoisomerase IB produces the protein MPRLRTVYPSTKGGTRRRAGKGWTFYDHTGLRITDAEEVARLKALAIPPAWKDVWICPWPNGHIQAVGTDDAGRRQYQYHPDWRVKRDKLKFDRVLRAAERLPEARKAIKRDLGLEGMPLERADAVAVRLLDLGYFRIGSDIYADTNGSFGLTTLEKRHVRRKGDVLHFRFTGKSGVEHSIEIDDPDVLGALDSLRRRRGGTERLLAYQLERVWKDLDGAAVNTYLGTLLEDLTAKDFRTWHATVIAAASLAASDEPADTKRSRQRAVKAAVLEVSEYLGNTPTIAKNSYIDPRVIDLYENGTTIDPDLVLRPSRSPAAQQRRLEQAVLDLLR, from the coding sequence GTGCCACGACTGCGGACCGTCTACCCCAGCACCAAGGGCGGCACGCGCCGTCGTGCCGGCAAGGGGTGGACCTTCTACGACCACACCGGGCTGCGCATCACCGACGCCGAGGAGGTCGCCCGGCTCAAGGCGCTCGCGATCCCGCCGGCCTGGAAGGACGTGTGGATCTGCCCCTGGCCCAACGGCCACATCCAGGCCGTCGGCACCGACGACGCGGGGCGGCGGCAGTACCAGTACCACCCCGACTGGCGGGTCAAGCGCGACAAGCTGAAGTTCGACCGCGTGCTCCGGGCGGCCGAACGGCTGCCGGAGGCCCGCAAGGCGATCAAGCGCGACCTGGGGCTGGAGGGCATGCCGCTGGAGCGCGCCGACGCGGTCGCCGTGCGGCTGCTGGACCTGGGGTACTTCCGGATCGGCAGCGACATCTACGCCGACACCAACGGCTCCTTCGGCCTGACGACGCTGGAGAAGCGCCACGTGCGCCGCAAGGGCGACGTGCTGCACTTCCGCTTCACCGGCAAGTCGGGCGTGGAGCACAGCATCGAGATCGACGATCCCGACGTGCTCGGCGCCCTCGACAGCCTGCGCCGGCGGCGGGGCGGCACCGAGCGGCTGCTGGCGTACCAGCTCGAACGCGTCTGGAAGGACCTCGACGGCGCGGCCGTCAACACCTACCTCGGCACCCTGCTCGAGGACCTGACGGCCAAGGACTTCCGCACCTGGCACGCCACCGTCATCGCCGCCGCCTCCCTGGCCGCCAGCGACGAGCCGGCCGACACCAAGCGGTCGCGGCAGCGCGCGGTCAAGGCCGCGGTGCTGGAGGTCTCGGAGTACCTCGGCAACACCCCGACGATCGCGAAGAACTCCTACATCGACCCGCGCGTGATCGACCTCTACGAGAACGGCACCACCATCGACCCCGACCTCGTGCTGCGCCCCTCCCGCTCCCCCGCCGCCCAGCAGCGCCGCCTGGAGCAGGCGGTCCTCGACCTGCTGCGCTGA
- the kdd gene encoding L-erythro-3,5-diaminohexanoate dehydrogenase has product MTGDPAGLHRVLAPAGVLPQAAERLDTDPVLRDDEVRVRVERLNLDAASFRQLSDKHAGDGAAVRAEVLDIVRTRGKMHNPVTGSGGMLVGTVEEVGDASPLGLSVGDRVATLVSLTLTPLVLEDGLARWDGRSEQVPADGYAVLFGRSIAARLPEDLSPELALSVMDVCGAPALVERQVRQRVSTGPTGSSGGEVGVVVVGGAGKSGSLCLAAARRAGASRTVAVVPHRAEAELLEPGGIGAGLADAVVVCDARDPVALRDAVAAAGGPGDVTVVCVDVPGCEGGAILATADGGTVVFFSMATSFSAAALGAEGLAADVTMLVGNGYVPGHADLALDLVRTTPAVRALFDRRL; this is encoded by the coding sequence ATGACGGGAGATCCGGCGGGGCTCCACCGGGTGCTCGCGCCGGCGGGAGTGCTGCCGCAGGCCGCGGAGCGCCTGGACACCGACCCGGTGCTGCGCGACGACGAGGTGCGGGTGCGCGTGGAGCGGCTCAACCTCGACGCCGCGTCGTTCCGCCAGCTCTCGGACAAGCACGCCGGCGACGGCGCGGCGGTGCGCGCCGAGGTGCTCGACATCGTCCGCACCCGCGGCAAGATGCACAACCCCGTCACCGGCTCCGGCGGCATGCTCGTCGGCACCGTCGAGGAGGTGGGCGACGCCTCGCCGCTCGGGCTCTCCGTGGGCGACCGGGTGGCGACGCTGGTCTCGCTGACCCTCACCCCCCTGGTCCTCGAGGACGGGCTGGCGCGCTGGGACGGCCGCAGCGAGCAGGTGCCCGCCGACGGGTACGCCGTGCTCTTCGGCCGCAGCATCGCCGCACGGCTGCCCGAGGACCTCTCGCCCGAGCTGGCGCTGTCGGTCATGGACGTGTGCGGCGCGCCGGCGCTGGTCGAGCGGCAGGTGCGGCAGCGGGTCTCGACGGGCCCGACCGGCTCCTCGGGCGGGGAGGTGGGCGTGGTGGTCGTCGGCGGGGCCGGCAAGTCCGGCTCGCTGTGCCTGGCCGCCGCCCGACGGGCCGGGGCGAGCCGCACCGTCGCCGTGGTGCCGCACCGGGCCGAGGCCGAGCTGCTGGAGCCGGGAGGGATCGGCGCGGGGCTGGCCGACGCGGTCGTGGTCTGCGACGCGCGCGACCCGGTGGCGCTGCGCGACGCCGTGGCCGCGGCGGGCGGGCCGGGCGACGTCACCGTGGTCTGCGTCGACGTGCCCGGCTGCGAGGGCGGCGCCATCCTCGCGACTGCCGACGGCGGCACGGTGGTGTTCTTCTCCATGGCCACCTCCTTCAGCGCCGCGGCCCTCGGCGCTGAGGGCCTGGCCGCCGACGTGACGATGCTCGTCGGCAACGGCTACGTCCCCGGCCACGCCGACCTGGCGCTCGACCTGGTCCGCACCACGCCCGCGGTCCGGGCGCTCTTCGACAGGAGGCTCTGA
- a CDS encoding VOC family protein encodes MQPLVPHLWINDGKVDEAVDFYVSLLDDSRVVARMPYGPEAGEWAGQTMAVTFELVGHTYVAINGADTRFEPNEAISLAVPCDTQEEIDRLWSGLTDGGKGGPCGWLQDRYGFSWQVYPASLDEHLASDDPERARRAVAYFMTLDGVPFVLDDLEAAVRGEG; translated from the coding sequence ATGCAGCCCCTCGTCCCCCACCTGTGGATCAACGACGGCAAGGTCGACGAGGCCGTCGACTTCTACGTCTCGCTCCTCGACGACTCCCGGGTCGTCGCCCGGATGCCCTACGGCCCCGAGGCGGGCGAGTGGGCCGGCCAGACGATGGCCGTCACCTTCGAGCTCGTCGGTCACACGTACGTCGCGATCAACGGCGCCGACACCCGCTTCGAGCCCAACGAAGCGATCTCCCTCGCGGTGCCGTGCGACACCCAGGAGGAGATCGACCGGCTCTGGTCGGGCCTCACCGACGGGGGCAAGGGCGGTCCCTGCGGCTGGCTCCAGGACCGCTACGGCTTCTCCTGGCAGGTCTACCCGGCCTCGCTCGACGAGCACCTCGCCAGTGACGACCCCGAGCGGGCCCGCCGGGCCGTGGCGTACTTCATGACGCTCGACGGCGTGCCGTTCGTCCTCGACGACCTCGAGGCGGCCGTCCGCGGCGAGGGCTGA
- a CDS encoding KamA family radical SAM protein: MSIETSIASLVEEQTGQPYPYRRVELVEPDWTRFPGWKDVTREQWESAQWQRSHCVKNVRQLKALLGDLVDERFYADLERDQAERATMSMLVPPQMMNTMAPQVDPAGPGSLTDAFYADPMRHYMIPVFSDRRTDWPSHPHASRDSLHEHDMWAAEGLTHRYPTKVLAELLPTCPQYCGHCTRMDLVGNSTPAVEKLKFLGKPVDRHAEMLDYLRRTPSVRDVVVSGGDVANMPWARLEEFLTAVLDIDNVRDIRLATKALAGLPQHWLQDDVRRGMERVATTARARGVSLAIHTHVNHANSVTPLVADAARAMFEAGVRDVRNQGVLLDGVNADPHALLDLCFRLLDGAQILPYYFYMCDMIPASEHWRVSVRDAQQLQHHIMGYLPGFATPRIVCDVPFVGKRWVHQLATYDQVRGISGWTKNYRTSIEAADPEALERTYEYYDPIHTLPAEGQAWWARQESLEGTAPSA; the protein is encoded by the coding sequence ATGAGCATCGAGACGTCCATCGCCTCCCTGGTCGAGGAGCAGACCGGCCAGCCCTACCCCTACCGGCGCGTCGAGCTGGTCGAGCCAGACTGGACGCGGTTCCCGGGCTGGAAGGACGTCACGCGGGAGCAGTGGGAGAGCGCGCAGTGGCAGCGCTCGCACTGCGTGAAGAACGTCCGCCAGCTCAAGGCGCTGCTCGGCGACCTCGTCGACGAGCGGTTCTACGCCGACCTCGAGCGCGACCAGGCCGAGCGGGCCACGATGTCGATGCTCGTGCCGCCGCAGATGATGAACACGATGGCGCCCCAGGTGGACCCCGCCGGTCCCGGCTCGCTGACCGACGCCTTCTACGCCGACCCGATGCGCCACTACATGATCCCGGTGTTCTCCGACCGCCGCACCGACTGGCCCTCGCACCCCCACGCCAGCCGCGACTCGCTGCACGAGCACGACATGTGGGCGGCCGAGGGCCTCACCCACCGCTACCCCACCAAGGTGCTCGCCGAGCTGCTGCCGACGTGCCCGCAGTACTGCGGCCACTGCACCCGGATGGACCTCGTGGGCAACTCCACCCCCGCGGTCGAGAAGCTGAAGTTCCTCGGCAAGCCGGTCGACCGCCACGCCGAGATGCTCGACTACCTGCGCCGCACGCCGTCGGTGCGCGACGTCGTGGTCTCGGGCGGCGACGTGGCCAACATGCCGTGGGCCCGGCTGGAGGAGTTCCTCACCGCCGTGCTGGACATCGACAACGTCCGCGACATCCGGCTCGCGACCAAGGCCCTGGCCGGGCTGCCGCAGCACTGGCTGCAGGACGACGTGCGCCGGGGCATGGAGCGCGTGGCCACCACCGCCCGCGCCCGGGGCGTCTCCCTGGCCATCCACACCCACGTCAACCACGCCAACTCGGTGACCCCGCTGGTGGCCGACGCCGCCCGGGCGATGTTCGAGGCCGGCGTGCGCGACGTGCGCAACCAGGGCGTGCTGCTGGACGGGGTCAACGCCGACCCGCACGCGCTGCTCGACCTGTGCTTCCGGCTGCTCGACGGGGCGCAGATCCTCCCCTACTACTTCTACATGTGCGACATGATCCCGGCCTCGGAGCACTGGCGGGTCTCGGTGCGCGACGCCCAGCAGCTGCAGCACCACATCATGGGCTACCTGCCGGGCTTCGCGACGCCGCGGATCGTGTGCGACGTGCCCTTCGTCGGCAAGCGCTGGGTGCACCAGCTCGCGACGTACGACCAGGTGCGCGGCATCTCCGGGTGGACGAAGAACTACCGGACCTCCATCGAGGCGGCCGACCCGGAGGCGCTGGAGCGGACCTACGAGTACTACGACCCGATCCACACCCTGCCCGCCGAGGGCCAGGCGTGGTGGGCGCGCCAGGAGAGCCTGGAGGGCACCGCCCCCTCGGCGTGA